The following proteins come from a genomic window of Phnomibacter ginsenosidimutans:
- a CDS encoding TonB-dependent receptor domain-containing protein encodes MRSRYGYETGAYDNFPSFSAKNTKILGRIDWNLSKNHKVTAKFSQLTSNNDNQLNATSTPNGALTGLQSRFGQNGMSYANSNYGFEDIVRNVTFELNSRFGSKISNQLLATMTNISSIRTSPSAIFPFIDIRNAMGIGTTTNISAGYEPFSLNNEVINDVYSFTDNFTYYAGKHTLTAGINYEYQEIGNMFMPGSQSYYAYNSLQDFVENKAPIVYSTTYSLVPGQSAVYASQVKVGQVGLYLQDEWVVNPQFKITAGVRFDKFGFPETPIENKAISAVNLYDANGKLTKYNNTVLPSTKIYFSPRLGFRYDVDGDKKTVVRGGTGIFTGRIPFVWLTNITQNSAMYQFGATVTDATALERFKFNPDPNFHLNRGDALLPTTPGGAVPTNLVYCLTPVSASHNCGVPTLPSIRIWAKAGC; translated from the coding sequence TTGCGCAGCCGTTATGGTTACGAAACAGGTGCCTACGATAATTTCCCCAGCTTCAGTGCCAAAAACACGAAAATTTTGGGCCGTATCGACTGGAACCTGAGCAAGAACCACAAAGTAACTGCCAAGTTCAGCCAGCTCACCAGCAACAATGACAACCAATTGAATGCCACCAGCACTCCTAACGGTGCTTTGACTGGTCTGCAATCTCGCTTTGGTCAGAATGGTATGAGCTACGCCAACAGCAACTATGGTTTTGAAGACATCGTTCGCAACGTAACCTTCGAATTGAATAGCCGCTTCGGTTCTAAAATCAGCAACCAGTTGCTGGCTACCATGACCAATATCAGCTCAATCCGTACTTCACCCAGCGCCATTTTCCCCTTCATTGACATCCGCAATGCCATGGGTATTGGTACTACTACCAACATCAGTGCCGGTTACGAACCATTCTCTTTGAACAACGAGGTGATAAACGATGTGTACAGCTTCACCGACAACTTTACATACTACGCTGGTAAGCATACCCTCACTGCGGGTATCAACTATGAGTATCAGGAAATCGGTAACATGTTCATGCCCGGTTCCCAGAGCTATTATGCGTACAACTCACTGCAAGATTTTGTAGAAAACAAAGCACCAATTGTATACTCAACCACTTATTCTTTGGTACCTGGTCAATCAGCTGTTTATGCTTCTCAGGTAAAAGTGGGTCAGGTTGGTTTGTACCTGCAGGATGAGTGGGTGGTAAATCCACAGTTTAAAATTACCGCTGGTGTTCGTTTCGATAAGTTTGGTTTCCCCGAAACTCCAATTGAAAACAAAGCTATCAGCGCTGTTAACCTCTACGATGCCAATGGCAAGCTGACCAAATACAATAATACAGTTCTCCCCAGCACCAAAATTTACTTCTCGCCCCGTCTTGGTTTCCGCTACGATGTAGATGGAGATAAGAAAACTGTGGTACGTGGTGGTACAGGTATCTTCACTGGTCGTATTCCATTTGTATGGCTTACAAACATTACCCAAAACAGTGCTATGTACCAGTTTGGTGCTACGGTTACCGATGCTACTGCACTGGAACGTTTCAAATTCAATCCAGATCCCAACTTCCACCTCAATCGTGGTGATGCATTGTTGCCAACTACTCCCGGAGGAGCTGTGCCAACCAACCTCGTATACTGTCTGACCCCGGTTTCCGCTTCCCACAACTGTGGCGTACCAACATTGCCATCGATCAGGATTTGGGCAAAGGCTGGTTGCTGA